From one Lycium ferocissimum isolate CSIRO_LF1 chromosome 7, AGI_CSIRO_Lferr_CH_V1, whole genome shotgun sequence genomic stretch:
- the LOC132064790 gene encoding protein SHORT HYPOCOTYL IN WHITE LIGHT 1, whose translation MGRRWQHRFAIDLHFKCATNQLLLIFMAYTIKPLHFLLYKNYHHNSVNLDTQFTHLHFNLRPISNFQLQASRRISNFPQGGDDLVGDSRNWSRHRGNIVTEEYEDEDEDDDDDDDEEEEDRSLDLLVKFVQNVFKKLSRKAKKAVRSVLPVSISSQLVAFSVNGVIILTFLWLSKAVLEVFCTLGSVVFASILLIRGVWTGVSYLQNNRNLRTDEGDDRRAWSGVQPAS comes from the exons ATGGGAAGAAGGTGGCAACACAGGTTTGCAATTGACCTTCACTTTAAATGCGCAACAAATCAACTGTTACTCATTTTCATGGCGTACACCATTAAACCTCTTCACTTTCTACTCTACAAAAATTACCATCACAACTCCGTAAACCTTGATACCCAATTTACCCATCTTCATTTTAACCTCCGTCCCATCTCTAATTTTCAACTTCAAGCTTCAAGACGCATTTCCAATTTCCCTCAG ggaggTGATGATTTGGTTGGGGATTCTAGAAATTGGAGCCGTCATCGAGGCAACATAGTGACTGAAGAgtatgaagatgaagatgaagatgatgatgatgatgatgatgaagaagaggaagatcGAAGTTTAGATCTTCTGGTTAAATTTGTACAGAATGTTTTCAAGAAGCTTTCTCGAAAAGCTAAGAAAGCTGTTCGCTCTGTTCTGCCTGTTTCAATTTCCAGTCAATTG GTGGCATTTTCTGTTAATGGAGTTATAATTTTGACATTTTTGTGGCTATCAAAGGCAGTTCTTGAG GTATTTTGCACCCTTGGGAGCGTAGTTTTTGCTAGTATCTTACTTATTCGAGGAGTATGGACAGGCGTATCATACTTACAAAATAATCGCAACCTTAGGACAGATGAAGGTGATGATCGTCGTGCATGGAGTGGAGTGCAACCTGCAAGTTAA
- the LOC132062185 gene encoding uncharacterized protein LOC132062185 codes for MTFKSFFILGTSEARKVRGPTLLKDIWKLPVGKTVDVSFNSRNQAIGKEGRKLASFLGIIARTPELTPLHIDDWRNFGDEEKKRLVNLVRKKFSIPKRGEDFVLKSLGKKWKDYKCTLKGEYMAKYKTKDALLKNRLSRIPRDQWTGLVSYWVSDKAKRRTQANRNNRTKQKMPHTGGSKSIATLMDEKAENGIEPTRAQIYILTHKKRKDGRPLDEDSAKTIDMINERISNGERSTDRPPHSVAWEGDVYSQVLGNEKSGYVRGLGLGPTPSVLWGSRSSLGNIVLEDSSKEDVQRLQHEIAELKAKQNEEMNLMKQNQEKMQAELLQMRQFVRAPNEPMPQNINGTSSEQVPDANSGHERVPQTSRIPSVL; via the exons GGAGGCAAGAAAGGTTCGTGGTCCTACTTTACTGAAAGATATTTGGAAACTTCCTGTAGGGAAGACAGTTGATGTGTCATTTAATAGTCGTAACCAAGCTATTGGGAAAGAGGGTCGAAAGCTTGCTAGCTTTCTAGGAATTATTGCGAGGACTCCAGAACTAACACCTCTACACATAGATGATTGGAGAAACTTTGGCGACGAGGAAAAGAAGAGATTGGTGAATTTAGTGAGG aagAAGTTCTCTATCCCAAAACGCGGAGAAGACTTTGTCTTAAAGTCACTAGGAAAGAAATGGAAAGATTACAAGTGCACTTTAAAAGGTGAATATATGGCAAAATATAAGACTAAAGATGCTTTGCTGAAAAATAGACTAAGTCGCATACCGAGGGATCAATGGACTGGTCTTGTCTCTTATTGGGTTTCTGATAAAGCTAAG AGGCGTACCCAAGCAAATAGAAACAATAGGACCAAACAAAAGATGCCTCACACAGGAGGATCCAAAAGTATTGCTACCTTGATGGATGAGAAG GCTGAAAATGGGATAGAGCCTACACGagcacaaatatatatattaactcaTAAGAAACGTAAAGATGGTAGACCGCTGGATGAGGATTCTGCCAAGACAATC GACATGATAAATGAAAGGATAAGCAATGGTGAGAGATCTACTGACCGACCTCCTCATAGTGTTGCTTGGGAAGGCGATGTGTATTCGCAGGTGTtgggaaatgaaaaaagtgGGTATGTTCGTGGTTTAGGACTTGGTCCAACTCCTTCTGTTCTATGGGGTAGCAGATCTTCCTTAGGAAATATTGTTTTAGAGGATTCATCTAAGGAGGATGTACAAAGGTTACAACATGAGATAGCCGAGTTAAAGGCTaaacaaaatgaagaaatgaatctGATGAAACAAAATCAGGAGAAGATGCAAGCAGAACTACTCCAAATGAGACAATTCGTGCGCGCTCCTAATGAACCTATGCCTCAAAATATCAATGGCACCTCAAGTGAACAG GTCCCCGACGCCAATAGTGGCCATGAACGAGTACCACAAACATCAAGGATACCCAGTGTTCTTTGA